The Leifsonia williamsii genome includes a region encoding these proteins:
- a CDS encoding MFS transporter: MTNASPEAAPKTASNAVQYQVKTRAMRRYITFYSLASLGIALLWGSLLAILVPLQVQGIEFHRIFTGADSGVDLQALTTLQSKVAAGTVTPDPDQQRQLGLLAEFNSSRATSLSIVSSVGVLLGMLLAPIIGLLSDRTKSRWGRRAPWIAAGGIGGTALICLMPVAPTIAVMVVIWSLLQVLVGVAQGPLTATVADRVPEARIGVVSGISGLASYFGAIVGAVAAGSLFASIGLAAYFPIGILLLLTTMAFVLFARDNTSREMITKPLRFKSVVKSYGVALGDADYRWAWISKVLLYLGYGISSVYSLYMLQSYISPALSATQAAQTAPLLQFAALPTTLLAMFVSGRWSDKIKRRKPFVVAAGLLMAGSFLIPFISPTLPAMFIQVMVTGLGYGTFVVVDQALFIDVLPDKEAAGRDLGLSSLGQNLGNALGPIVAGAVVGIFAGAYAPVWPIAFVLVTIASLLVLRVKRVR, translated from the coding sequence ATGACCAACGCCTCCCCCGAAGCTGCACCGAAGACGGCTTCCAACGCCGTGCAGTACCAGGTGAAGACACGCGCGATGCGCCGCTACATCACCTTCTACTCCCTCGCTTCGCTCGGCATAGCGCTCCTCTGGGGCTCGCTGCTCGCCATCCTCGTCCCCCTGCAGGTGCAGGGCATCGAGTTCCACCGCATCTTCACCGGCGCGGATTCCGGAGTGGACCTTCAAGCGCTCACGACCCTACAGAGCAAGGTTGCCGCGGGAACCGTGACCCCGGACCCGGATCAGCAGCGACAGCTCGGGCTGCTCGCCGAGTTCAACTCCTCCCGCGCCACCAGCCTGTCGATCGTCTCCTCGGTCGGGGTGCTCCTCGGCATGCTGCTCGCCCCGATCATCGGCCTGCTCTCCGACCGGACGAAGTCGCGGTGGGGACGACGAGCACCCTGGATCGCGGCAGGCGGCATCGGCGGGACCGCCCTGATCTGCCTGATGCCTGTCGCGCCCACGATCGCCGTCATGGTCGTCATCTGGTCGCTCCTGCAGGTACTGGTCGGGGTAGCACAGGGCCCACTGACGGCCACCGTGGCCGACCGCGTCCCCGAAGCCCGAATCGGGGTGGTCTCCGGAATCTCCGGACTGGCGTCCTACTTCGGCGCCATCGTCGGTGCGGTGGCCGCGGGCAGCCTGTTCGCCAGCATCGGACTGGCGGCCTACTTCCCCATCGGCATCCTGCTCCTACTCACCACGATGGCGTTCGTCCTCTTCGCTCGGGACAACACGTCCCGGGAGATGATCACCAAGCCGCTGCGGTTCAAATCGGTCGTGAAGTCGTACGGGGTCGCACTGGGCGACGCGGACTATCGCTGGGCCTGGATCTCCAAAGTTCTCCTCTACCTGGGCTACGGCATCAGCAGCGTCTACTCGCTCTACATGCTGCAGAGCTACATCAGCCCCGCCCTGTCAGCGACCCAGGCCGCGCAGACCGCGCCGCTCCTCCAGTTCGCCGCACTGCCGACAACCCTCCTCGCCATGTTCGTCAGCGGCCGCTGGTCCGACAAGATCAAGCGCCGCAAGCCGTTCGTGGTGGCCGCAGGCCTACTCATGGCGGGCAGCTTCCTGATCCCGTTCATCTCACCGACACTCCCCGCGATGTTCATCCAGGTGATGGTCACCGGGCTGGGATACGGAACGTTCGTGGTCGTCGATCAGGCTCTGTTCATCGACGTCCTTCCCGACAAGGAAGCGGCCGGACGCGACCTCGGACTCTCCTCGCTCGGCCAGAACCTCGGAAACGCTCTCGGCCCGATCGTCGCCGGCGCCGTCGTCGGGATCTTCGCCGGCGCCTACGCGCCCGTGTGGCCGATCGCCTTCGTACTGGTCACGATTGCATCCCTGCTGGTCCTCAGGGTCAAGCGAGTCCGATAA
- a CDS encoding glycoside hydrolase family 3 N-terminal domain-containing protein, producing the protein MANHLETSPRVELGIDELLSEMTLEQKVAQLQCTILVAGHDEAGLANFPHGTGALGSISTGNGPAADAEFYGSLQREIAGRSGHSIPPLMHGEAVSGWTGPGGTVFPSAIGLGATWNPQTVEQMTEIVRKQMLSVGVRQALSPVMDVARDPRWGRVGETYGEDPTLCAAMSVAFVKGLQGDRLEDGVAATGKHFLGFGFSEGGLNMTSNPISPRELREVYAKPFQAAISEAGLASIMNSYGTIDGELIITSKHILQDLLRDEMGFNGLVVSDYMSINLAVDLNVGADPADGGIKAISAGLDVELPTPFGFGAGLIDAVRDGQLDEAVIDRAVKNMLTLKAKLNVFENGAPRTELIAEAYDPERTTAHSLTAAHESIVLLKNDGILPLRRDTKKIAVIGPHADSVRLFFGCYTGPASIDLAMSGTMSEMAGMLDLPELTASLELPPLAPLFEGSDVRSEPPLVEQTLRGMFGDKTPTIVDAIRRAAPDAEVVYAKGCEVAGTDRTGFDAAVAVAREADVVILTVGGKYGWGSSSTSGEGIDTADVGLPGVQEELARLIHATGTPAVLVHMDAKPLSSEFIAENYAAVLESWFPGETGGTALADVLFGDYNPAGRLPMTAVRHAGQIPIYAAHRRSNSVSSRGTMIMNRYVDGTKEPLFVFGEGKSYTTFDYSDLTIDFDGDPESVVTISCQVTNTGAYDGDEVVQLYVRDELSSMVRPVQELAGFARVHLAAGQSRTVTFQVRASQFAFLDLDMRWMVEAGEMTARIGASSEDIRLTGAFTIDRTAWVDGKTRGFFARVAVN; encoded by the coding sequence ATGGCGAACCACCTCGAGACCAGCCCCCGCGTCGAGTTGGGGATCGACGAACTTCTCAGCGAGATGACGCTGGAGCAGAAGGTGGCGCAGCTGCAGTGCACCATCCTGGTGGCCGGGCACGACGAAGCCGGCCTCGCGAACTTCCCGCACGGCACCGGAGCACTCGGCAGCATCAGCACTGGCAACGGCCCGGCGGCCGATGCCGAGTTCTACGGATCTCTGCAGCGCGAGATAGCCGGGCGCAGCGGGCACTCCATCCCGCCCCTCATGCACGGCGAGGCCGTCTCCGGGTGGACCGGCCCGGGCGGCACAGTGTTCCCCTCGGCCATCGGCTTGGGCGCGACCTGGAACCCTCAAACCGTCGAACAGATGACCGAGATCGTCCGCAAGCAGATGCTCAGCGTTGGCGTCCGCCAGGCACTGTCCCCGGTCATGGATGTCGCGCGGGACCCCCGGTGGGGCCGAGTGGGCGAGACTTACGGCGAGGACCCGACCCTGTGCGCGGCCATGAGCGTCGCGTTCGTGAAGGGCCTGCAGGGAGACCGTCTGGAGGATGGGGTCGCCGCGACGGGCAAGCACTTCCTGGGCTTCGGCTTCTCCGAGGGCGGCCTGAACATGACCTCCAACCCGATCTCGCCGCGCGAGCTGCGGGAGGTGTACGCCAAGCCGTTCCAAGCTGCGATCAGCGAGGCGGGTCTCGCGTCGATCATGAACTCGTACGGCACCATCGACGGCGAGCTCATCATCACGTCCAAGCACATCCTGCAGGACCTCCTGCGCGACGAGATGGGCTTCAACGGCCTTGTGGTCTCGGACTACATGTCGATCAACCTCGCCGTCGACCTCAACGTGGGAGCCGACCCGGCCGACGGCGGCATCAAGGCGATCAGCGCCGGCCTCGACGTCGAACTGCCGACCCCGTTCGGGTTTGGAGCCGGCCTGATCGACGCCGTCCGGGACGGGCAGCTCGACGAGGCGGTCATCGACCGCGCCGTGAAGAACATGCTCACGCTCAAGGCCAAGCTGAACGTGTTCGAGAACGGCGCGCCCCGCACCGAGCTGATCGCCGAGGCCTACGACCCCGAGCGCACAACCGCGCACAGCCTCACCGCCGCGCACGAGTCCATCGTTCTGTTGAAGAACGACGGCATCCTCCCACTCCGCCGGGACACGAAGAAGATCGCCGTGATCGGCCCGCACGCCGACTCCGTCCGGCTCTTCTTCGGCTGCTACACCGGGCCCGCCTCCATCGACCTCGCCATGAGCGGCACCATGTCCGAGATGGCAGGCATGCTCGACCTGCCGGAGCTGACCGCCTCCCTGGAACTGCCGCCGCTGGCGCCGCTGTTCGAAGGCAGTGACGTCCGCTCGGAGCCCCCGTTGGTCGAGCAGACGCTGCGTGGAATGTTCGGCGACAAGACGCCGACCATCGTCGACGCGATCCGCCGCGCCGCGCCTGACGCCGAGGTCGTCTACGCCAAGGGATGCGAAGTCGCGGGCACCGACCGCACCGGATTCGATGCCGCGGTCGCGGTCGCCCGTGAGGCCGACGTCGTCATTCTCACCGTCGGAGGCAAGTACGGGTGGGGAAGCTCCTCCACCTCCGGTGAAGGAATCGACACCGCCGATGTCGGACTGCCCGGTGTGCAGGAGGAACTGGCCCGCCTCATCCACGCGACGGGCACGCCGGCCGTGCTCGTGCACATGGACGCCAAGCCGCTTTCCAGCGAGTTCATCGCCGAGAACTACGCTGCCGTGCTGGAGAGCTGGTTCCCCGGCGAGACCGGCGGCACCGCCCTCGCCGACGTGCTCTTCGGGGACTACAACCCGGCCGGGCGGCTGCCGATGACGGCGGTGCGGCACGCGGGCCAGATCCCGATCTACGCCGCCCACCGACGCAGCAACAGCGTCAGCAGCCGCGGCACCATGATCATGAACAGGTACGTGGACGGGACCAAGGAGCCGCTCTTCGTCTTCGGCGAGGGCAAGAGCTACACCACCTTCGACTACTCGGACCTGACCATCGACTTCGATGGCGACCCCGAAAGCGTCGTCACGATCTCTTGCCAGGTCACCAACACCGGCGCGTACGACGGCGACGAAGTGGTCCAGCTCTATGTGCGGGACGAGCTCTCCAGCATGGTCCGCCCGGTGCAGGAGCTCGCCGGCTTCGCCCGCGTCCACCTCGCCGCCGGGCAGTCTCGAACGGTGACCTTCCAGGTGCGCGCCTCCCAGTTCGCTTTCCTCGATCTGGACATGCGGTGGATGGTGGAAGCAGGCGAGATGACCGCCCGCATCGGCGCTTCGTCCGAAGACATCCGCCTCACCGGAGCGTTCACCATCGACCGGACAGCTTGGGTCGACGGCAAGACGCGCGGCTTCTTCGCCCGCGTCGCGGTGAACTGA
- a CDS encoding TetR/AcrR family transcriptional regulator C-terminal domain-containing protein: MQQLAVEMGVDRKTLHYHVENRATLLRMVAADAFREALTQHHFTPQDDWRDALRAFATITREAVISAGAWASYVAMEKEEDLEAVRPAEAAARALVSAGLPENEAGRVIALLAELAYTSARDRAITGAGTHPQEPELEVALESAPEGEFALVRRLVGAHSASLGSDEQFAFDLNLIMLGVEKLVADRHATA; this comes from the coding sequence ATGCAGCAGCTGGCGGTCGAGATGGGGGTGGACCGCAAGACGCTGCACTACCACGTCGAGAACCGGGCCACCCTGCTTCGGATGGTCGCCGCGGATGCCTTCCGGGAAGCGCTCACGCAACACCACTTCACCCCGCAAGACGATTGGCGCGACGCACTGCGAGCCTTCGCCACCATCACCCGTGAGGCCGTGATCAGTGCCGGCGCTTGGGCCAGCTACGTCGCGATGGAGAAGGAAGAAGACCTCGAAGCGGTGCGACCGGCGGAAGCCGCCGCGCGTGCGCTCGTGTCAGCCGGGTTGCCCGAGAACGAGGCCGGCCGAGTCATCGCTCTCCTCGCCGAACTCGCCTACACGTCCGCCCGAGATCGGGCGATCACCGGTGCCGGCACCCATCCGCAGGAACCTGAGCTCGAGGTCGCCCTCGAATCAGCGCCCGAAGGCGAGTTCGCTCTGGTGCGACGTCTCGTCGGCGCGCACTCCGCCTCGTTGGGCAGCGACGAGCAGTTCGCCTTCGACCTCAACCTGATCATGCTCGGCGTTGAAAAGCTCGTCGCCGACCGTCACGCGACCGCCTGA
- a CDS encoding glycoside hydrolase family 2 TIM barrel-domain containing protein, whose protein sequence is MLRTSFNDDWFVGRDQDDRRDDLGPITLPHDAMITETRSPHTPNGHNTGYYPGGIYRYTKRFIAPPEWQDQHPTLEFEGVYHRSRVFVNGVLAGGRPSGYALFHVPLGTHLRFGEENVIEVVANNDDMPNSRWYTGSGIYRPVHLLTGGPVRVLPTGLRATTLSADAEQATVAVSVAVENGTSDATEAEVVVTLNRKGREVASGRARVPVDGFGTGTATAEIGIGHPALWSPDDPNLYQVHATVTVDSAIQDEVVDSIGIRTVTVDAEHGLRINGQVTKLRGACVHHDHGILGAVTLDQAEDRRARLLKSAGFNAIRTAHNPSARALLAAADRHGLLVMEEFTDVWTRAKTTHDYATDFEEWHERDLEAMVANAYNHPSVIMYSIGNEIAETGQPSGIELNRRLVDMLRSADSTRPITNGVNPFLNLLAPSDEKHTAQLTKSAEPDDEKGSGGPSGRSLITVLNLLMSVMQKVTPIIVRRKFTDSKIREVMDMLDVAGYNYGGARYVQDAKRYPEKPIVGTETGPGQLAQNWPLVESHPQIIGDFVWTGWDYLGEAGIGTIRYNDRPRLFSPWPGHLAGTSNFDITGHRQTQTYINEIIWGLRSDPYIAVRPVDHARDKRTPSLFRATDAIRSWSWDGFEGTPATVEVYARAARVTLELDGAPVSRGRRHGDLLTTFRVPFRPGTLTARTYDEKGKEIGSDELRSADADLRLNVSANTDGFVADGQSLLYLPIELTDSAGMVKPTADRTVTVSIDGPAVLAFGSAAPSSSERFTENTHSTFQGRAMAVLRATREPGAVTVTISANGCTAVSLTQTVSLP, encoded by the coding sequence GTGCTGCGCACCTCCTTCAACGACGACTGGTTCGTCGGCCGCGACCAGGACGACCGACGGGACGACCTCGGCCCCATCACGCTCCCGCACGATGCGATGATCACCGAGACCCGCTCTCCGCACACGCCGAACGGGCACAACACCGGCTACTATCCGGGCGGGATATACCGTTACACCAAACGCTTCATCGCGCCGCCGGAATGGCAGGACCAGCATCCCACGCTCGAGTTCGAGGGCGTCTACCACCGGTCGCGGGTCTTCGTGAACGGTGTCCTCGCCGGCGGCCGTCCTTCTGGATACGCGCTGTTCCACGTGCCGCTCGGAACGCACCTGCGTTTCGGGGAGGAGAACGTCATCGAGGTCGTCGCGAACAACGACGACATGCCCAACAGCCGGTGGTACACCGGCAGCGGCATCTACCGGCCGGTGCACCTGCTGACCGGCGGCCCCGTGCGAGTTCTTCCGACAGGCCTCCGAGCCACCACCCTCTCCGCCGACGCCGAGCAAGCGACCGTCGCCGTGTCCGTCGCCGTCGAGAATGGGACCAGCGACGCGACAGAAGCAGAGGTCGTCGTTACGCTGAACCGGAAAGGTCGCGAGGTCGCATCCGGCCGAGCACGTGTGCCGGTCGACGGTTTCGGGACCGGGACAGCGACGGCCGAGATAGGAATCGGCCATCCTGCTCTCTGGTCACCCGACGACCCCAACCTGTACCAGGTGCACGCCACGGTAACGGTCGACTCCGCCATCCAGGACGAAGTCGTCGACTCTATCGGCATCCGCACCGTCACCGTGGATGCCGAGCACGGCCTCCGAATCAACGGTCAAGTCACCAAACTTCGCGGCGCCTGCGTCCACCATGACCACGGCATTCTCGGCGCGGTCACGCTCGACCAGGCCGAAGACCGCCGGGCACGCCTCCTCAAGTCCGCGGGGTTCAACGCCATCCGCACCGCCCACAACCCTTCAGCACGCGCACTCCTAGCCGCCGCCGACCGGCACGGGCTGCTCGTAATGGAGGAGTTCACCGACGTCTGGACGCGCGCCAAGACGACCCACGACTACGCCACCGACTTCGAGGAATGGCACGAGAGAGACCTGGAAGCGATGGTCGCGAACGCCTACAACCACCCGTCGGTGATCATGTACTCCATCGGCAACGAGATCGCCGAGACCGGACAACCGTCCGGCATCGAACTGAATCGACGGCTGGTCGACATGCTCCGTTCCGCCGACTCCACGAGGCCCATCACCAACGGTGTGAACCCTTTCCTGAACCTATTGGCACCCAGCGACGAAAAGCACACAGCTCAACTCACGAAATCGGCCGAGCCAGACGACGAGAAGGGGTCGGGCGGACCGAGTGGTCGAAGCCTCATCACAGTGCTCAATCTGCTCATGTCGGTGATGCAGAAAGTTACGCCGATCATCGTGCGGAGGAAGTTCACCGACTCCAAGATCCGAGAAGTGATGGACATGCTCGATGTGGCCGGCTACAACTACGGCGGCGCACGCTACGTCCAAGACGCCAAGCGATACCCTGAGAAGCCCATCGTCGGCACCGAGACCGGTCCGGGGCAACTCGCGCAGAACTGGCCGCTCGTCGAGTCGCATCCGCAGATCATCGGCGACTTCGTCTGGACCGGCTGGGACTACCTCGGCGAAGCCGGCATCGGCACCATTCGCTACAACGACAGGCCGCGCCTGTTCTCACCCTGGCCCGGGCACCTCGCCGGAACGTCGAACTTCGACATCACTGGCCACCGCCAGACGCAGACCTACATCAACGAGATCATCTGGGGCCTGCGCAGCGACCCCTACATCGCCGTACGCCCTGTCGACCACGCACGCGACAAACGAACACCCTCCCTGTTCCGCGCGACCGACGCCATCCGCAGTTGGAGCTGGGATGGTTTCGAAGGGACGCCTGCAACCGTCGAGGTCTACGCCCGAGCCGCTCGAGTGACGCTCGAACTTGACGGCGCCCCGGTGAGCCGCGGGCGGCGGCACGGTGACCTGCTGACCACCTTCCGCGTGCCCTTCCGCCCTGGCACACTTACCGCCCGAACTTACGACGAGAAGGGAAAGGAGATCGGGTCCGACGAGCTTCGGAGCGCCGACGCCGACCTCCGGCTCAACGTCAGCGCAAATACGGACGGCTTCGTCGCCGACGGCCAATCGCTGCTCTACCTGCCGATCGAACTCACCGACAGCGCCGGGATGGTCAAGCCAACGGCCGATCGCACGGTGACTGTCTCCATCGATGGTCCGGCCGTGCTCGCTTTCGGCTCGGCGGCACCCTCTTCAAGCGAGCGCTTCACTGAGAACACCCACTCCACATTCCAAGGACGGGCGATGGCCGTCTTGCGGGCGACCAGAGAACCTGGAGCGGTCACCGTCACCATCAGCGCGAACGGATGCACCGCAGTTTCCCTGACGCAAACGGTATCGCTGCCGTGA
- a CDS encoding SGNH/GDSL hydrolase family protein, protein MSVVKRVLVSTAATVAAAAGGAAVWSAVQQKRAAVEAGRARLNETLPVHSKWWRDLAKSEGEILYVAIGDSAAQGIGASQPKNSYVGVIADHLRSATGRSVRVVNLSVSGATVALAVADQLPRFATYTPDIVTVAIGANDIAAFDPVTFREGIRRVFAALPDHAIVADLPDFYLPWNERKVAVGNAILREEAAVRGLTVVPLHDTMKREGIRGILTQFAEDLFHPNDHGYRVWASAFLPAVTELATSRFPRRPPLRRVAGAGGDTPAAIGRTADDEADVSSESATA, encoded by the coding sequence ATGAGCGTTGTGAAGCGGGTGCTGGTGTCCACCGCCGCGACGGTCGCTGCGGCGGCCGGAGGGGCTGCGGTGTGGAGCGCGGTCCAGCAGAAGCGGGCGGCCGTGGAGGCCGGCCGGGCCCGTCTCAACGAGACGCTCCCGGTGCACTCCAAGTGGTGGCGCGACCTGGCGAAGTCGGAGGGCGAGATCCTGTACGTCGCCATCGGCGACTCCGCCGCCCAGGGCATCGGCGCCTCCCAGCCCAAGAACAGCTACGTCGGAGTCATCGCCGACCACCTGCGGTCGGCCACCGGCCGCTCGGTCCGCGTCGTCAACCTGTCGGTCTCCGGGGCCACGGTCGCCCTCGCGGTGGCGGACCAGCTCCCCCGCTTCGCGACCTACACCCCCGACATCGTCACCGTCGCGATCGGCGCCAACGACATCGCCGCCTTCGACCCCGTCACCTTCCGCGAGGGCATCCGACGCGTTTTCGCCGCGCTCCCCGACCATGCGATCGTCGCGGACCTTCCCGACTTCTACCTCCCCTGGAACGAGCGCAAGGTCGCCGTCGGCAACGCCATCCTCCGCGAGGAGGCCGCGGTCCGTGGCCTCACGGTCGTCCCCCTCCACGACACGATGAAGCGCGAGGGCATCCGCGGCATCCTCACCCAGTTCGCCGAGGACCTCTTCCACCCCAACGACCACGGCTACCGCGTCTGGGCCTCCGCCTTCCTCCCCGCCGTCACGGAGCTCGCCACCTCCCGCTTCCCACGCCGCCCACCGCTGCGCAGGGTGGCCGGAGCCGGCGGCGACACACCAGCCGCCATCGGCCGTACTGCCGACGACGAGGCGGACGTATCCTCGGAGTCCGCGACGGCATAG
- a CDS encoding glycoside hydrolase family 3 protein: MSTTTTTAFEDSLRQIERGESLETAVEALLAQLTQEEKLWLLDGDQEFWPAIAEMSQAYNARPIIMGAIERLGIPGLRFSDGPRGVVMGASTAFPVSMARGATWDLDLEERIGIAIGRELRAQGANFFGGVCINLPRHPAWGRAQETYGEDPYLLGEFGAALIRGVHRNAMAVAKHYALNSMENARFTVDVRADDSTLHEVFLPHFRRAVEEGVDGIMTSYNSVNGDWAGQNEVLLEGILRRQWGFQGVTVSDFISGIRGAAVSLVAGLDVEEPARQQRAAHLADELAAGEASWEHVDRAARRILRTQLAYYASDLEPQPNPSVVFSREHRELAREVAQRSMVLLRNETIGDAPLLPLDASSLSRVAVIGRLAGVPNTGDHGSSDVHSPEVTTALDGIVAALPNATVTHVEADDPDAAALAATKADVAIVVVGYTADDEGEYLGTDAMNNPDLLALFPPMPEGMMLGGEPGATATAMGTAEGGDRASLRLRPVDEEIILATAAANPRTVVVVVTAGAVITERWRTEVPATVISWYSGCEGGHALADVLLGRVDASGRLPYSIPTSEEHLPFFDREATSIVYDRWFGQRLLDRDGHPAAYPLGFGLSYTTFHIDQVEAHPVDGEHFTAAATVANTGSRRGRHVVQLYGVIHAADFPSRVLLGFATVELEPGQTRTVEVGASTRPLQRWTGDGFVPAATHATLEAAAYAGDPDAATTALDLH; the protein is encoded by the coding sequence ATGTCGACGACAACCACCACCGCTTTCGAGGACTCACTCCGACAGATCGAGCGTGGAGAATCGCTGGAGACTGCCGTCGAAGCGCTTCTCGCCCAACTCACCCAGGAGGAGAAGCTCTGGCTCCTGGACGGTGACCAGGAGTTCTGGCCCGCCATCGCCGAGATGTCACAGGCCTACAACGCCCGCCCGATCATCATGGGCGCTATAGAGCGCCTCGGCATTCCAGGTCTCCGGTTCAGCGACGGCCCGCGGGGTGTCGTCATGGGCGCCTCCACGGCGTTCCCGGTCTCGATGGCCCGCGGAGCGACGTGGGACCTCGACCTCGAAGAACGGATCGGCATCGCCATCGGCCGCGAGCTGCGCGCGCAGGGCGCAAACTTCTTCGGCGGCGTCTGCATCAACCTGCCGCGGCATCCCGCCTGGGGTCGCGCACAGGAGACCTACGGTGAAGACCCCTACCTGCTCGGTGAGTTCGGCGCGGCTTTGATCCGCGGCGTGCACCGCAACGCAATGGCCGTCGCCAAGCACTACGCCCTGAACTCGATGGAGAACGCACGCTTCACCGTCGATGTCCGGGCGGACGACTCCACACTGCACGAGGTGTTCCTGCCGCACTTCCGCCGCGCGGTCGAAGAAGGTGTCGACGGCATCATGACCTCCTACAACTCGGTCAACGGCGACTGGGCAGGACAGAACGAGGTGCTCCTCGAGGGCATCCTCCGCAGACAGTGGGGGTTCCAGGGCGTCACCGTCTCGGACTTCATCTCCGGCATCCGCGGTGCTGCCGTCTCCCTGGTCGCCGGGCTGGATGTAGAAGAGCCGGCCCGCCAGCAGCGTGCAGCCCACCTGGCCGATGAGCTCGCCGCCGGGGAGGCCTCGTGGGAGCATGTCGACCGGGCAGCCCGCCGGATCCTCCGCACACAGCTCGCCTACTACGCCTCCGACCTGGAGCCGCAGCCCAACCCATCCGTGGTCTTCTCTCGGGAGCACCGCGAGCTTGCGCGCGAGGTCGCCCAGCGCAGCATGGTCCTGCTCCGCAACGAGACCATCGGCGACGCTCCCCTCCTCCCGCTTGACGCCTCCTCGCTCTCACGCGTCGCCGTCATCGGGCGGCTCGCCGGGGTTCCGAACACCGGCGACCACGGGTCTTCGGACGTCCACAGCCCCGAAGTGACCACCGCGCTCGACGGCATCGTCGCCGCGCTTCCCAACGCGACCGTGACTCACGTCGAAGCAGACGACCCCGACGCCGCTGCCCTCGCTGCCACAAAGGCTGATGTCGCCATCGTCGTCGTCGGGTACACCGCGGACGACGAAGGGGAGTACCTCGGCACCGACGCCATGAACAACCCCGACCTGCTGGCGCTCTTCCCGCCCATGCCCGAGGGGATGATGCTCGGCGGAGAGCCGGGCGCCACCGCGACCGCGATGGGCACCGCTGAAGGCGGCGACCGGGCGAGCTTGCGCCTCCGGCCCGTCGACGAGGAGATCATCCTCGCCACCGCAGCAGCCAACCCCCGCACCGTGGTCGTCGTCGTGACCGCTGGCGCGGTCATCACCGAGCGGTGGCGGACCGAAGTCCCGGCCACGGTGATCTCCTGGTACTCCGGCTGCGAAGGCGGTCACGCCCTCGCCGACGTGCTGCTCGGCCGCGTCGACGCCTCCGGCCGGCTGCCTTACTCCATCCCCACCAGCGAGGAGCACCTGCCCTTCTTCGACCGCGAGGCGACCAGCATCGTCTACGACCGCTGGTTCGGACAGCGGCTGCTCGACCGCGACGGCCACCCCGCCGCCTACCCGCTCGGTTTCGGCCTCAGCTACACGACATTCCACATCGACCAGGTCGAGGCGCACCCCGTCGACGGCGAGCACTTCACCGCCGCGGCGACGGTCGCCAACACCGGCAGCCGCCGCGGTCGCCACGTCGTGCAGCTCTACGGTGTGATCCACGCCGCCGACTTCCCCTCCCGCGTCCTACTCGGATTCGCGACCGTGGAACTGGAGCCGGGCCAGACGCGCACCGTCGAGGTCGGAGCATCGACGCGGCCGCTGCAGCGCTGGACCGGCGACGGGTTCGTCCCCGCCGCGACCCACGCCACGCTTGAAGCGGCGGCATATGCCGGCGATCCCGACGCTGCGACCACCGCCCTCGACCTCCACTGA
- a CDS encoding alpha/beta hydrolase produces MANLTFTLRSGRRLGVTTFGDPDAERIVVLCHAAPGSSVFDPDPDISSTRDVHIIAIDRPGYGSSDPWPPGSWPSIAQAADDIAEYLRAMNTTEGQLGIHRPRQVGAAGWSAGGRVALALAARHPELVDRVAVIATPAPNDAVQWIPPQLQEEVERLAALPPDDAVRQLSGMLQGQADTVAAAGSADEMPFDAVGVTAVDERALELPGVRDRLARMLRDAFQQGPAGVAADILSYTARPWGFELAEVRAKTLVIAGQGDAIAGNAHAAWYRRQLPDARQEMVPGVGHLVIVPAWGRVLSHVAPGTAKKRGAAASGEGKEVEQEEAMR; encoded by the coding sequence ATGGCCAATCTGACCTTCACCCTCCGCAGCGGGCGCCGGCTCGGCGTGACGACCTTCGGCGATCCGGACGCCGAGCGGATCGTCGTGCTCTGCCACGCGGCGCCCGGGTCCTCCGTGTTCGATCCCGACCCGGACATCTCCTCCACACGAGATGTCCACATCATCGCCATCGACCGTCCCGGGTACGGTTCGAGCGACCCGTGGCCACCCGGGAGCTGGCCGAGCATCGCGCAGGCCGCGGACGACATCGCCGAGTACCTGCGGGCGATGAACACCACCGAGGGGCAACTCGGTATCCATCGCCCGCGGCAGGTGGGCGCAGCAGGCTGGTCGGCGGGTGGGCGGGTCGCGCTCGCGCTGGCGGCGCGGCATCCGGAACTCGTCGATCGCGTGGCCGTGATCGCCACGCCCGCGCCGAACGACGCCGTCCAGTGGATCCCGCCCCAGCTTCAGGAGGAGGTCGAGCGGCTGGCCGCACTGCCGCCCGACGACGCGGTACGTCAGCTGTCCGGGATGCTGCAGGGGCAGGCGGACACCGTCGCCGCAGCGGGGTCTGCGGACGAGATGCCGTTCGACGCCGTCGGCGTGACGGCGGTCGACGAACGTGCGCTGGAGCTCCCCGGCGTACGCGACAGGCTGGCGCGGATGCTGCGCGACGCCTTCCAGCAGGGGCCAGCCGGGGTCGCGGCCGACATCTTGAGCTACACGGCGCGGCCGTGGGGTTTCGAACTGGCAGAGGTGAGGGCGAAGACCTTGGTGATCGCCGGGCAGGGCGACGCCATCGCCGGCAACGCCCACGCCGCCTGGTACCGGCGGCAGCTGCCGGACGCCCGCCAGGAGATGGTGCCGGGCGTCGGGCACCTGGTGATCGTGCCGGCGTGGGGGCGGGTGCTGTCGCACGTGGCGCCGGGGACGGCGAAGAAGCGCGGGGCAGCAGCCTCCGGCGAGGGGAAGGAGGTGGAGCAGGAGGAGGCGATGCGCTGA